The following proteins come from a genomic window of Salvia hispanica cultivar TCC Black 2014 chromosome 4, UniMelb_Shisp_WGS_1.0, whole genome shotgun sequence:
- the LOC125219872 gene encoding zinc-finger homeodomain protein 6-like: MSFSGAEDNKEITNPTSGGGGSRPKPANPRVSYRECLKNHAANIGGNVTDGCGEFMPGGAEGSLEALNCAACSCHRNFHRKDAAGSAMVHPLQLTPPLPHRAMQPVRMAFGGGGDSSSEELNFSAFHLNAVAPAPPQKRFRTKFTAAQKEKMLEFAEKVGWRIPREDDVEMQRFCAETGVKRQVFKVWMHNNKTISSSSNSNTNKTTTIFPNVN; this comes from the coding sequence ATGTCATTCAGTGGTGCTGAAGACAACAAGGAAATCACCAACCCGACTAGCGGCGGAGGCGGGTCGAGACCCAAGCCCGCCAACCCGCGAGTCAGCTACCGCGAGTGCCTCAAGAACCACGCCGCCAACATCGGCGGCAACGTCACCGACGGCTGCGGCGAGTTCATGCCCGGCGGCGCGGAGGGCTCCCTCGAGGCCCTCAACTGCGCCGCCTGCTCCTGCCACCGCAACTTCCACCGCAAGGACGCCGCCGGGTCGGCCATGGTCCACCCGCTCCAGCTCACTCCGCCATTGCCCCACCGCGCGATGCAGCCGGTCAGGATGGCcttcggcggcggcggagactCGTCCAGCGAGGAGCTCAACTTCAGCGCGTTCCATCTGAACGCGGTGGCGCCGGCGCCGCCGCAGAAGAGGTTCAGGACGAAGTTCACGGCGGCGCAGAAGGAGAAGATGCTGGAGTTCGCGGAGAAGGTGGGGTGGAGGATCCCTCGAGAAGACGACGTGGAGATGCAGAGGTTTTGCGCGGAGACGGGAGTCAAGAGGCAGGTTTTCAAGGTTTGGATGCATAACAATAAGactatttcttcttcttccaattCCAATACCAATAAAACTACCACCATCTTTCCAAATgtaaattag
- the LOC125220507 gene encoding uncharacterized protein LOC125220507, translated as MGDKTDLEKLQEMVQMLIDERDAERAAREALEKKNKEILPVMNMFNHGNMITFPEGPRIDANNFELRMTLIQRVEQTPFAGRAAEDANRHLSKFVEIANTLKLNGVDDDAIRVRLFPFSLTDSAKEWFECMPPEKVSTWKDIVDAFLDKYYPPGTILKLKSEIFQFIQGNDEPLYEAFARFKALLRKFPNHGFTMDHQVGILYNGFNKNICAMLDSGANRGFLRRSGEDAMAVIEEFTTNSMKWSKERHNMKRIAAIEEADESSFAKELAEFKVRVDQMDTSRKEDPIPPTSIITVSKPKVPAPLVEEINYMQGGVSNRNYNNNYRPNQGTGGLVEPSKKEEKYDQGITRILEVITQDRKVNDTKIGVVDARINNLEQGMNTIPTVIANINTQMEQIQKKLDEDKAKAAARVDDINKK; from the exons ATGGGTGACAAAACGGACCTCGAAAAGCTGCAGGAGATGGTCCAGATGTTGATAGACGAGAGAGATGCGGAAAGGGCAGCCCGAGAGGCGTTGGAAAAGAAGAACAAAGAAATACTACCCgtgatgaacatgttcaatcatGGGAATATGATTACTTTTCCCGAAGGTCCTCGTATTGATGCTAACAATTTCGAGTTACGCATGACCCTTATACAAAGGGTCgagcaaactccttttgcaGGTAGGGCCGCAGAGGACGCCAACCgccatctctccaaatttgtGGAAATCGCAAACACACTCAAGTTAAATGGTGTCGACGACGATGCCATAAGGGTAAGActctttcccttttcattAACTGATTCCGCTAAAGAGTGGTTTGAGTGTATGCCACCAGAGAAGGTTTCCACATGGAAGGACATTGTAGATGCCTTCCTCGACAAGTATTATCCGCCAGGCACTATCTTGAAGTTAAAGAGCGAAATCTTCCAGTTCATTCAAGGCAATGACGAGCCCCTTTACGAGGCGTTTGCTCGTTTCAAAGCCCTTCTCCGAAAATTCCCTAACCACGGTTTTACCATGGACCACCAGGTAGGAATCCTTTATAACggatttaacaaaaatatttgtgCTATGTTGGATTCAGGGGCAAACAGAGGCTTTTTGAGAAGGTCAGGGGAAGATGCCATGGCGGTAATCGAGGAATTCACCACCAACAGCATGAAGTGGTCGAAAGAAAGGCACAACATGAAGAGGATAGCTGCAATCGAAGAGGCCGATGAGAGCTCTTTTGCGAAGGAATTGGCCGAGTTCAAGGTTAGGGTAGACCAAATGGACACATCGAGGAAGGAGGATCCGATTCCACCAACCTCCATCATAACGGTCTCTAAACCCAAAGTCCCTGCCCCGTTAGTGGAGGAAATCAACTACATGCAAGGAGGAGTTTCCAACAGAAattacaacaacaattatCGCCCTAATCAGGGGAcg GGAGGATTAGTTGAACCAAGCAAAAAGGAGGAGAAGTATGATCAAGGAATCACAAGGATCTTGGAAGTAATTACACAAGACAGAAAAGTTAATGATACCAAGATCGGAGTGGTTGACGCTAGAATAAACAACCTCGAGCAAGGAATGAACACGATCCCAACTGTCATAGCAAACATCAACACTCAAATGGAGCAAATCCAAAAGAAGTTAGATGAAGACAAGGCGAAGGCAGCCGCACGAGTGGACGACATAAACAAGAAGTGA